The Methylobacterium currus genome contains a region encoding:
- a CDS encoding sugar phosphate isomerase/epimerase family protein, which translates to MTLRFAYNTNGAANHRLDDALDLIAEAGYDGVALTLDIHHLDPFAEDWAQAAERVRGRLYSLSLGSVIETGARFLLDPRAKHEPTLVTADPAGRARRVAFLHRAVDIAAILGSEAVSFWAGVPKPGVDPAEARTWLRAGLEEVVAYAAERRVVAALEPEPGMLIETLDDYAALDLPGLQLALDTGHCLVTQEREPAAAVREFADRLGTVAIEDMARGTHIHLPFGEGDMDVPGVLDALESIDFDRLVCVELSRESHRADRMIPDSLRYLRECRR; encoded by the coding sequence ATGACACTCCGCTTCGCCTACAACACCAACGGGGCGGCCAACCACCGCCTCGACGACGCGCTCGATCTCATCGCCGAGGCCGGCTACGATGGCGTCGCGCTCACCCTCGACATCCACCATCTCGACCCCTTCGCCGAGGACTGGGCGCAAGCGGCCGAGCGGGTCCGCGGCCGCCTCTACAGCTTGAGCCTCGGCTCGGTGATCGAGACCGGGGCCCGCTTCCTCCTCGATCCGCGCGCCAAGCACGAGCCGACCCTGGTGACGGCCGATCCCGCCGGCCGCGCCCGCCGGGTCGCGTTCCTGCACCGCGCCGTCGACATCGCGGCGATCCTCGGCTCGGAGGCGGTGTCGTTCTGGGCCGGGGTGCCGAAGCCCGGCGTCGATCCGGCGGAGGCCCGGACCTGGCTGCGGGCCGGCCTCGAGGAGGTCGTGGCCTACGCCGCCGAGCGCCGGGTCGTGGCGGCCCTCGAACCCGAGCCCGGCATGCTGATCGAGACCCTGGACGACTACGCCGCCCTCGACCTGCCCGGCCTTCAGCTCGCCCTCGATACCGGCCATTGCCTGGTGACCCAGGAGCGCGAGCCCGCCGCGGCGGTGAGGGAATTCGCCGACCGGCTCGGCACCGTGGCGATCGAGGACATGGCGCGGGGCACCCATATCCACCTGCCTTTCGGCGAGGGCGACATGGATGTGCCGGGTGTGCTCGACGCGCTCGAATCGATCGACTTCGACAGGCTCGTCTGCGTCGAGCTGTCCCGCGAGAGCCACCGGGCCGACCGGATGATCCCGGATTCGCTCCGCTATTTGCGGGAGTGCCGCCGATGA
- a CDS encoding YcaO-like family protein, which yields MDRPAAPRPYPYGQTRVIEGLPERLPDAVRAYLDVLPPGRIVGFPLAPLDRTGVPCWFVSLFLDDPYFVGAMPSGIGYGATDDEAIIGSVAEIAENLMPSLALIPRKKERGSYHDLVRVFGANSVADPLTLGLPAGSPVNRDTVLEWTGTVRARTGETVLMPLDLAATDYFELSPGYQPFTNLITNGLGAGPDVDFALGHGLLELLQRDGNGLLFRALDQGVMLDTSQGLGPETKGMLDRLESLGIRAMPKFATDQFGFTNVYCVGYDVDPSRAPAPIALSACGEACDPDRERALRKAILEFQAARVRKTFGHGPLDLARSITPPGYVDAFIEKALPSLDLEEGRALAAMLDWIGEPAETLRGFLSQTVYSERATKRFTDLPTQAAPTGQDRGRIARERLEAEGFDVLYVDASPPGGGVGIVKAIVPGLEVETMSYYRIGERNTRKLIERDHPLIRFGEESESLRPVRLTPEALERFGGQPLFDVALAETIVGPLYPLYREPESHHAPFRLERRGRAA from the coding sequence GTGGACAGACCCGCCGCACCCCGCCCCTATCCTTACGGCCAGACGCGCGTCATCGAGGGACTCCCTGAGCGCCTGCCGGACGCCGTCCGCGCCTATCTCGACGTGCTGCCGCCGGGCCGGATCGTCGGCTTCCCGCTGGCGCCCCTCGACCGGACCGGGGTGCCGTGCTGGTTCGTCTCGCTGTTCCTCGACGATCCCTATTTCGTCGGCGCGATGCCGAGCGGCATCGGCTACGGCGCCACCGACGACGAGGCGATCATCGGCTCGGTGGCCGAGATCGCCGAGAACCTGATGCCGAGCCTGGCGCTGATCCCGCGCAAGAAGGAGCGCGGCAGCTACCACGACCTGGTGCGGGTCTTCGGCGCGAACTCGGTCGCCGATCCGCTCACCCTCGGGCTGCCGGCGGGCAGCCCGGTGAATCGCGACACCGTGCTCGAATGGACCGGCACGGTCCGGGCGCGGACCGGCGAGACGGTGCTGATGCCGCTCGACCTCGCGGCGACCGATTATTTCGAGCTGTCGCCGGGCTACCAGCCCTTCACCAACCTGATCACCAACGGGCTCGGCGCCGGGCCGGACGTGGACTTCGCCCTCGGGCACGGGCTCCTGGAGCTGCTCCAGCGCGACGGCAACGGCCTCTTGTTCCGCGCCCTCGACCAGGGCGTGATGCTCGACACCTCGCAGGGCCTCGGCCCCGAGACGAAGGGCATGCTCGACCGGCTGGAATCCTTAGGGATTCGGGCGATGCCGAAATTCGCCACCGACCAGTTCGGCTTCACCAACGTCTACTGCGTCGGCTACGACGTCGATCCGTCCCGCGCCCCGGCCCCGATCGCGCTCTCGGCCTGCGGCGAGGCCTGCGATCCGGACCGCGAGCGGGCCCTGCGCAAGGCGATCCTGGAATTCCAGGCCGCGCGGGTGCGCAAGACCTTCGGCCACGGACCCCTCGACCTCGCCCGCTCGATCACCCCGCCGGGCTACGTCGACGCCTTCATCGAGAAGGCGCTGCCGAGCCTCGACCTGGAGGAGGGGAGGGCGCTCGCCGCGATGCTCGACTGGATCGGCGAGCCGGCCGAGACCCTGCGGGGCTTCCTCAGCCAGACGGTCTATTCCGAGCGCGCGACCAAGCGGTTCACCGACCTGCCGACGCAAGCGGCCCCGACGGGCCAGGACCGCGGCCGCATCGCCCGCGAGCGGCTGGAGGCGGAGGGGTTCGACGTGCTCTACGTCGACGCCTCGCCGCCGGGCGGCGGCGTCGGCATCGTCAAGGCGATCGTGCCGGGCCTCGAGGTCGAGACCATGAGCTACTACCGCATCGGCGAGCGCAACACGCGAAAACTCATCGAGCGCGACCACCCGCTGATCCGCTTCGGCGAGGAGAGCGAGAGCTTGCGCCCGGTGCGCCTGACCCCGGAGGCCCTGGAGCGCTTCGGCGGCCAGCCATTGTTCGACGTCGCGCTGGCGGAAACCATCGTCGGCCCGCTCTATCCTCTCTACCGCGAGCCGGAATCGCACCACGCGCCGTTCCGCCTGGAGCGCCGGGGGAGGGCGGCATGA
- a CDS encoding Gfo/Idh/MocA family protein, translating to MRDAIGWGIVGFGWVARDFMAPAIQAADHRLVAVCDPGPEARAAAADLGARGHADLAGLLAEPEVEAVYVATPNHLHRGAVEALAQAGKAILCEKPMAASLDDAEAMAAALARTGALYGTAFDQRHHPAHRLLRDEIRAGRVGTVTAIRIVYACWLDRGWTAIPGQQNWRIDQAQAGGGALMDLAPHGLDLTDFLLDEPILDVTALTQARAQDYAVDDGALLIGRTGSGVLASLHVAYNCPDALPRRRLEIAGTQGLLVARNTMGQEAGGSVTFTDGATGATVPLPFDGEASPFLEQVRAFGRSLRDPAGRDAWSAARDLHTMRLLARAYAASPSHLPEQSRLPEQSPAAPAA from the coding sequence ATGCGGGATGCGATCGGCTGGGGCATCGTCGGATTCGGCTGGGTCGCCCGGGACTTCATGGCCCCGGCGATCCAGGCCGCCGACCACCGCCTCGTCGCGGTCTGCGATCCCGGACCTGAGGCCCGCGCCGCCGCTGCCGATCTCGGCGCGCGGGGCCATGCCGACCTTGCCGGGCTCCTCGCGGAGCCGGAGGTCGAGGCGGTCTACGTCGCGACCCCCAACCACCTCCACCGCGGCGCCGTCGAGGCCCTGGCCCAGGCCGGCAAGGCGATCCTGTGCGAGAAGCCGATGGCGGCCTCCCTCGACGACGCCGAGGCGATGGCGGCGGCTTTGGCGCGCACCGGCGCCCTCTACGGCACCGCCTTCGACCAGCGCCACCACCCGGCCCACAGGCTCCTGCGCGACGAGATCCGGGCCGGCCGTGTCGGCACCGTCACGGCGATCCGCATCGTCTATGCGTGCTGGCTCGACCGGGGCTGGACGGCGATTCCGGGGCAGCAGAACTGGCGCATCGACCAGGCTCAGGCCGGCGGCGGCGCGCTGATGGACCTCGCCCCCCACGGCCTCGACCTGACCGACTTCCTCCTCGACGAGCCGATCCTCGACGTCACGGCGCTGACCCAGGCCCGGGCGCAGGACTACGCCGTCGACGACGGCGCGCTCCTGATCGGCCGCACCGGGTCGGGCGTGCTGGCGAGCCTGCACGTCGCCTATAACTGCCCCGACGCGCTGCCGCGCCGGCGGCTGGAGATCGCCGGCACCCAGGGCCTGCTGGTCGCCCGGAACACGATGGGCCAGGAGGCGGGCGGGAGCGTGACCTTCACCGACGGCGCCACCGGCGCGACCGTGCCGCTTCCCTTCGACGGGGAGGCCTCGCCGTTCCTGGAGCAGGTGCGGGCCTTCGGGCGGTCCTTGCGCGATCCGGCGGGACGGGATGCCTGGTCGGCCGCGCGCGACCTGCACACGATGCGGCTGCTGGCCCGCGCCTACGCCGCCTCCCCGTCGCATCTCCCTGAACAATCCCGTCTCCCTGAACAATCCCCTGCCGCGCCGGCCGCCTGA
- a CDS encoding DHA2 family efflux MFS transporter permease subunit: protein MVVAIATFMEVLDTTIANVALRYISGGLAVGPDEAAWVVTSYLVANAIVLTASSFLAKRYGRKAFFMAAIALFTVSSVLCGFAWSLESLLFFRVLQGLGGGGMAPLAQSILADSFPPEKRGQAFALYGVAIVVAPVVGPTLGGWLSDQYSWHWCFLINAPVGLIALFLIWWLVQDPKSAIEERKRLRRDGVRFDIVGFILVATFLGSLEVVLDEGQRKDWFGSNLIVVFACLTVLSFVAMIPWELNHKNPVIDLRLLGQRQFGSCFLVMLATGAILIATTQFLPQLLQDYFGYTATWAGLALSPGGVVTCLMMFVIGRVSAYVQPKYLIATGATIIAFAMVDLTNLYGDLNFGFFVWSRIYIGIGLPMIFLSITAASYEGITKDQTDQASALINVARNVGGSMGVSLAQNILAYRQQFHTSRLVEHIVPSEPAYQESLRAATQFFSTRGASMVDAQNQAIAWIGRQVQTQSAFLAYIDVFWALALVSACAVPLAMILKNVKRGGEAPAGGH from the coding sequence ATGGTGGTGGCGATCGCCACCTTCATGGAGGTGCTCGACACCACCATCGCCAACGTCGCCCTGCGCTACATCTCGGGCGGGCTCGCGGTCGGCCCCGACGAGGCGGCCTGGGTGGTGACGAGCTATCTCGTCGCCAACGCGATCGTGCTCACCGCCTCGAGCTTCCTCGCCAAGCGCTACGGGCGAAAAGCCTTCTTCATGGCGGCGATCGCGCTGTTCACCGTCTCCTCGGTCCTGTGCGGCTTTGCCTGGAGTCTCGAATCGCTCCTGTTCTTCCGGGTGCTGCAGGGGCTCGGCGGCGGCGGCATGGCGCCGCTGGCGCAATCGATCCTGGCGGATTCCTTCCCGCCGGAGAAGCGCGGCCAGGCCTTCGCCCTCTACGGCGTCGCCATCGTGGTGGCGCCGGTCGTCGGGCCGACGCTCGGCGGCTGGCTCTCCGACCAGTATTCCTGGCACTGGTGCTTCCTCATCAACGCGCCCGTCGGCCTGATCGCCCTGTTCCTGATCTGGTGGCTGGTCCAGGACCCGAAATCGGCGATCGAGGAGAGGAAGCGCCTGCGCCGGGACGGCGTGCGCTTCGACATCGTCGGCTTCATCCTGGTGGCGACCTTCCTGGGCTCGCTCGAGGTCGTCCTCGACGAGGGCCAGCGCAAGGACTGGTTCGGCTCGAACCTGATCGTGGTCTTCGCCTGCCTGACGGTGCTGTCCTTCGTGGCGATGATCCCGTGGGAATTGAACCACAAGAACCCGGTCATCGACCTGCGCCTCCTCGGCCAGCGCCAGTTCGGCTCCTGCTTCCTGGTGATGCTCGCGACCGGCGCCATCCTGATCGCGACGACGCAGTTCCTGCCGCAGCTCCTGCAGGATTATTTCGGCTACACCGCCACCTGGGCCGGCCTCGCGCTGTCGCCCGGCGGCGTCGTCACCTGCCTGATGATGTTCGTGATCGGCCGCGTCTCCGCTTACGTCCAGCCGAAATACCTGATCGCCACGGGCGCTACCATCATCGCCTTCGCGATGGTCGACCTCACCAACCTCTACGGCGACCTCAACTTCGGGTTTTTCGTCTGGTCGCGCATCTATATCGGTATCGGTCTGCCGATGATCTTCCTGTCGATCACCGCCGCCTCCTACGAGGGGATCACCAAGGACCAGACCGACCAAGCCTCGGCGCTGATCAACGTCGCCCGCAACGTCGGCGGCTCGATGGGGGTGTCGCTCGCCCAGAACATCCTGGCCTACCGCCAGCAATTCCACACCAGCCGGCTGGTCGAGCACATCGTCCCCTCGGAGCCGGCCTACCAGGAGAGCCTGCGGGCCGCGACGCAGTTCTTCTCCACCCGCGGCGCCAGCATGGTCGATGCCCAGAACCAGGCGATCGCCTGGATCGGCCGGCAGGTCCAGACCCAGTCCGCCTTCCTCGCCTATATCGACGTCTTCTGGGCGCTCGCCCTGGTCTCGGCCTGCGCGGTGCCGCTCGCGATGATCCTCAAGAACGTGAAGCGCGGCGGCGAGGCGCCGGCGGGCGGGCATTAG
- a CDS encoding HlyD family secretion protein: MLDDQSRAEAPVGRDAPAPVMARQDSAQENSTRQENSARDENTRALRENTRALREQPSQDEARSKDPDAGDTQSDEKDAEGETKKPGLIRRHPLWFVLGAVLLLLAAAGGYWYWLTFIHPYESTDDAFVDARQFAVSPKVSGYVTAVPVTDNQHVEAGTVLFQIDKRDYEVALRQAQAQIQSAQAQIQGFDAQIQAQQGSIQEAKAQVEQAKAALQFAKQDAARYQDLAQRGAGSVQQSQQSTSNLQQQQANLDRANAAVTVAQRQIGSLQAQRAGAEASLAQARAQEAQAKLNLEYTTVTTAQGGRVVRLTGAVGQFAQAGQALSMFVPDDIWVTANFKETQITDMRPGQPVDVEIDAYPDHKITGKVDSVQPGSGTAFSLLPAENATGNYVKVVQRVPVKIAVDNWPTDVSIGPGMSIVPTVRVR, encoded by the coding sequence ATGCTGGACGATCAGTCGCGGGCGGAGGCCCCCGTGGGGCGGGACGCGCCGGCGCCCGTCATGGCGCGGCAAGACTCGGCGCAAGAAAATTCGACGCGTCAAGAAAATTCGGCGCGCGACGAGAACACGCGTGCCCTGCGGGAGAACACCCGTGCCCTGCGCGAGCAGCCGTCGCAGGACGAGGCCCGGAGCAAGGACCCGGACGCCGGCGACACGCAATCGGACGAGAAGGACGCCGAGGGCGAGACGAAGAAGCCGGGCCTGATCCGGCGCCATCCGCTCTGGTTCGTCCTCGGGGCGGTCCTGCTGCTCCTCGCCGCGGCCGGCGGCTACTGGTACTGGCTCACCTTCATCCACCCCTACGAGAGCACCGACGACGCCTTCGTGGATGCGCGCCAGTTCGCGGTCTCGCCGAAGGTGTCGGGCTACGTCACCGCCGTGCCGGTCACCGACAACCAGCACGTCGAGGCCGGGACGGTGCTGTTCCAGATCGACAAGCGCGATTACGAGGTGGCGCTCCGGCAGGCGCAGGCGCAGATCCAGTCGGCCCAGGCCCAGATCCAGGGCTTCGACGCGCAGATCCAGGCGCAGCAGGGGAGCATCCAGGAGGCCAAGGCCCAGGTCGAGCAGGCCAAGGCGGCACTGCAATTCGCCAAGCAGGACGCGGCCCGCTACCAGGACCTCGCCCAGCGCGGCGCCGGCTCGGTGCAGCAATCGCAGCAATCGACCTCGAACCTGCAGCAGCAGCAGGCGAATCTCGACCGCGCGAACGCCGCCGTGACGGTGGCGCAGCGCCAGATCGGCTCCTTGCAGGCGCAGCGGGCCGGCGCCGAGGCGAGCCTCGCCCAGGCTCGCGCCCAGGAAGCGCAGGCCAAGCTGAACCTCGAATACACGACCGTGACGACGGCTCAAGGAGGCCGGGTGGTGCGCCTCACCGGCGCGGTCGGGCAGTTCGCGCAGGCCGGCCAGGCACTCAGCATGTTCGTGCCGGACGACATCTGGGTCACGGCGAACTTCAAGGAGACCCAGATCACCGACATGCGCCCGGGTCAGCCGGTCGATGTCGAGATCGACGCCTATCCAGACCACAAGATCACCGGCAAGGTCGATTCTGTGCAGCCGGGTTCGGGCACCGCCTTCAGCCTGCTGCCGGCCGAGAACGCCACCGGCAACTACGTCAAGGTGGTGCAGCGCGTACCGGTGAAGATCGCGGTCGACAACTGGCCGACCGACGTCTCGATCGGCCCCGGGATGTCGATCGTCCCGACGGTGCGCGTGCGCTAG
- a CDS encoding inositol-3-phosphate synthase yields MSIQPGRRVGVAFVGMGGAVATTAIAGIEMIKSGSNRLDGLPLAGHAVAGMVGYKDLVFGGWDLNGDDLGAAATGHGVLTKQDIENGAQVLNGMKPWPAVGSAKFCKNIDGGNRIVAKDHREAVDCIADDLKRFREESGVDDVVVVNLASTERWPDLDDPTLNSAAAFERGLDSSDEAISPAMLYAYAAIKNGIPYANFTPSVAADVPALVDLAKQMNVPVAGKDGKTGQTMMKTVLAPALKSRALHVDGWFSTNILGNRDGLALNDKDSLQSKLNTKGTVLDSILGYPVEDHLVHIHYYRPRGDDKEAWDNIDVTGFLGQRMQIKVNFLCKDSILAAPLVIEIARVLDLAKKRGDGGVQEQLSLFFKAPMVKNGHSPEHAFGVQERMLLDWLGVH; encoded by the coding sequence ATGAGCATTCAGCCCGGTCGGCGCGTCGGCGTCGCTTTCGTCGGGATGGGTGGGGCTGTCGCCACCACCGCCATCGCCGGCATCGAGATGATCAAGTCCGGCTCGAACCGTCTCGATGGACTGCCCCTTGCGGGCCACGCGGTGGCCGGGATGGTCGGGTACAAGGATCTCGTCTTCGGCGGCTGGGATCTCAACGGCGACGATCTGGGCGCCGCGGCGACCGGTCACGGCGTGCTCACCAAGCAGGACATCGAGAACGGCGCCCAGGTGCTCAACGGCATGAAGCCGTGGCCGGCGGTCGGCAGCGCCAAGTTCTGCAAGAACATCGACGGCGGCAACCGCATCGTCGCCAAGGACCACCGCGAGGCGGTCGATTGCATCGCCGACGATCTCAAGCGCTTCCGCGAGGAATCGGGCGTCGACGACGTGGTGGTCGTCAACCTCGCCTCGACCGAGCGCTGGCCCGACCTCGACGACCCGACGCTGAACTCGGCCGCCGCCTTCGAGCGCGGGCTCGATTCGAGCGACGAGGCGATCAGCCCGGCGATGCTCTACGCGTACGCGGCGATCAAGAACGGCATTCCATATGCCAACTTCACGCCCTCCGTCGCCGCCGACGTGCCGGCGCTCGTCGATCTCGCCAAGCAGATGAACGTCCCGGTCGCCGGCAAGGACGGCAAGACCGGCCAGACCATGATGAAGACGGTGCTCGCCCCGGCGCTCAAGTCGCGGGCTCTGCACGTCGACGGCTGGTTCTCCACCAACATCCTCGGCAACCGCGACGGCCTGGCGCTGAACGACAAGGACTCGCTCCAGTCCAAGCTCAACACCAAGGGCACGGTGCTGGATTCGATCCTCGGCTACCCGGTCGAGGATCACCTGGTCCACATCCACTATTACCGCCCGCGCGGCGACGACAAGGAAGCCTGGGACAATATCGACGTCACCGGCTTCCTCGGCCAGCGGATGCAGATCAAGGTCAACTTCCTCTGCAAGGACTCGATCCTGGCCGCTCCGCTGGTGATCGAGATCGCCCGCGTCCTGGACCTCGCCAAGAAGCGCGGCGACGGCGGCGTGCAGGAGCAGCTGTCGCTGTTCTTCAAGGCGCCAATGGTCAAGAACGGTCACAGCCCCGAACACGCCTTCGGCGTGCAGGAGCGCATGCTGCTCGACTGGCTCGGCGTCCACTAG
- a CDS encoding cation diffusion facilitator family transporter, translated as MAPTGSKLVVYAALAGNLAIAVTKLAAASYTGSGAMFTEAVHSFVDTGNQGLLLYGMRRAARPADDSHNFGHGLELYFWSFVVALLIFTLGGAYAVYEGVEKLRHPEPVTAPWVNVGVIALSGIFEGLSFRTARREMRARFARESLWTAVTRSKDPSTFAIILEDGAALIGLGLALAGIVASGFLGWSRGDGVASVAIGCLLIATAGVLFRETRSLLTGESASPRVIEQAKGILTADPRVVRIERMRSLQLGPGTVLLAVTLDLAPHLSGAELRRATADLRAAIRHGLPGVAHLYVQLPVREHEGQEAARRTG; from the coding sequence TTGGCACCCACGGGATCGAAGCTCGTCGTCTACGCCGCCCTGGCCGGCAACCTCGCCATCGCGGTCACCAAGCTCGCGGCGGCGTCCTATACCGGGTCGGGGGCGATGTTCACCGAGGCGGTGCATTCCTTCGTCGATACCGGCAACCAGGGCCTCCTGCTCTACGGGATGCGGCGCGCGGCCCGGCCGGCCGACGACAGCCACAATTTCGGGCACGGGCTGGAGCTGTATTTCTGGTCCTTCGTCGTCGCGCTGCTGATCTTCACCCTGGGCGGCGCCTACGCGGTCTACGAGGGTGTCGAGAAGCTGCGCCATCCCGAGCCGGTGACGGCGCCGTGGGTCAATGTCGGGGTGATCGCGCTCTCAGGGATCTTCGAGGGACTGTCGTTCCGCACCGCCCGGCGCGAGATGCGGGCCCGCTTCGCCCGCGAATCGCTCTGGACGGCGGTCACCCGCAGCAAGGACCCGAGCACCTTCGCGATCATCCTGGAGGACGGGGCAGCGCTGATCGGCCTCGGCCTCGCGCTCGCCGGCATCGTCGCGAGCGGCTTCCTGGGCTGGTCCCGGGGCGACGGCGTCGCCTCGGTGGCGATCGGGTGCCTGCTCATCGCCACGGCGGGCGTGCTGTTTCGCGAGACCCGCAGCCTGCTGACCGGCGAAAGCGCCTCGCCGCGCGTGATCGAGCAGGCGAAGGGAATTCTCACGGCCGACCCACGGGTGGTGCGGATCGAGCGGATGCGCAGCCTCCAGCTTGGCCCCGGCACGGTGCTGCTCGCCGTCACCCTCGACCTCGCCCCTCACCTCTCCGGCGCGGAGTTGCGTCGCGCCACCGCGGATCTGCGTGCCGCCATCCGCCACGGCCTGCCGGGCGTCGCCCATCTGTATGTCCAGCTGCCGGTGCGGGAGCACGAGGGCCAGGAGGCGGCACGAAGAACCGGTTAA
- a CDS encoding transglycosylase SLT domain-containing protein: MGVYPEPAPCADDAGRLVPEAGTDTIRWLDAREGHHSGTRGRTLSVAASLSRKAAAALAVGVAFAACLPQDAVAPAAEAHDRIDFSAPRLPGMSRGVTPDWPGPALVEETPSTTALIRDDLERLSQEMRGETALGGDASDTQTALPREASLSRDATVSEEISLPEVTALPEETPDGLVIFGDKKVPRALVETIVRAARDTETDPVYLMALADKESSFQPSVRAATSTAEGLFQFLTGTWLELLRSFGAKHGYAAEAEMIEKRGGTLVVLKEADRRRVLALRRDPYAASLMAGEMMKRDRSRVEQRLGRDLKPTECYFAHFLGAASAGKFMELTAEKPHQPAQASFRAAAKANRSLFFRREGRKTRSLTVAEVYDRLDGMIDQRLDLYQPVAAIAEQIDTRRPSDTLPAALSQLP, translated from the coding sequence ATGGGGGTTTACCCGGAGCCGGCGCCCTGCGCCGACGACGCTGGCCGACTCGTGCCCGAGGCGGGCACCGACACCATCCGCTGGCTCGATGCCCGCGAAGGCCACCATTCTGGAACGCGCGGCCGGACCCTGTCCGTGGCCGCCTCTCTGAGCCGCAAGGCCGCCGCGGCGCTCGCGGTCGGCGTCGCCTTCGCGGCCTGCCTGCCGCAGGACGCCGTCGCCCCGGCGGCGGAGGCGCATGACCGGATCGACTTCTCCGCCCCGCGCCTCCCCGGGATGTCCCGCGGCGTGACGCCGGACTGGCCAGGCCCGGCGCTGGTCGAGGAGACCCCGAGCACCACGGCCCTGATCCGCGACGACCTCGAGCGCCTGAGCCAGGAGATGCGGGGGGAGACGGCCCTGGGCGGTGACGCATCCGACACCCAGACCGCGCTGCCCCGGGAGGCTTCGCTGTCCCGGGACGCGACCGTGTCCGAGGAGATTTCCCTCCCCGAGGTGACCGCCCTGCCCGAGGAGACCCCGGACGGGCTGGTAATCTTCGGCGACAAGAAGGTGCCCCGGGCTCTGGTCGAGACCATCGTGCGGGCCGCCCGCGACACCGAGACCGACCCGGTCTACCTGATGGCGCTGGCCGACAAGGAATCGAGCTTCCAGCCGAGCGTTCGGGCCGCGACCTCGACGGCGGAGGGGCTGTTCCAGTTCCTCACCGGCACGTGGCTCGAGCTCCTGCGCAGCTTCGGCGCCAAGCACGGCTACGCGGCCGAGGCCGAGATGATCGAGAAGCGCGGCGGCACGCTGGTGGTCCTGAAGGAGGCCGACCGGCGCAGGGTGCTGGCCCTGCGGCGCGACCCCTACGCGGCGAGCCTGATGGCCGGCGAGATGATGAAGCGCGACCGTAGCCGCGTGGAGCAGCGCCTCGGGCGCGACCTGAAGCCGACGGAATGCTACTTCGCCCACTTCCTGGGCGCTGCGAGCGCCGGCAAGTTCATGGAATTGACGGCCGAGAAGCCGCACCAGCCAGCCCAGGCCTCGTTCCGGGCGGCCGCGAAAGCCAATCGCAGCCTGTTTTTCCGCCGCGAGGGCCGAAAGACGCGCAGCCTGACGGTCGCCGAGGTCTATGATCGTCTGGACGGCATGATCGACCAGCGCCTCGACCTGTACCAGCCGGTCGCGGCGATCGCGGAGCAGATCGACACCCGGCGCCCGAGCGACACCCTGCCCGCAGCCCTGAGCCAACTGCCCTGA
- a CDS encoding class I SAM-dependent methyltransferase: MIPFGLLSPVTGEALHHDTPHSLREGKRGPRWPVVDGIPYLRVGRDGLVGEVLGHLDKGAPGHALELLLADQDDWWTGPPADPATLRDLVREMKYVSLREACARLGWGRVGDYFVHRWSDPTYLAGLALLEAHWNKPACAFELACGIGHYLRELQGRGVRVSGGDVVFAKLWVARHWVAGQRPQLVCFDAAGPHWPIDQAPVDLVMCHDAFYFLPEKARILDSLRKTAGEEGWLALSHVHNSARPGLSAGHAVSSAEIEELFPDGLVYDDDELTRALVEARAPVPAAPAALDHVEAFSVVCGPGMRPAPRPLVDGLTLPREGAHLRLNPLYRPDPTGGYVIAWPSERYRDEYAARATYPRHSEGPETLEAGPETVDRARIREFVDLPERW; encoded by the coding sequence GTGATCCCGTTCGGGCTCCTCTCGCCGGTCACCGGCGAGGCGCTGCACCACGACACGCCCCATTCCCTGCGCGAGGGCAAGCGCGGCCCGCGCTGGCCGGTGGTCGACGGCATTCCCTATCTGCGGGTCGGCCGCGACGGTCTGGTGGGCGAGGTCCTGGGCCATCTCGACAAGGGGGCGCCCGGCCACGCCCTCGAACTCCTGCTCGCCGACCAGGACGATTGGTGGACCGGCCCGCCCGCCGATCCCGCGACCCTGCGCGACCTCGTGCGCGAGATGAAGTACGTGTCCTTACGCGAGGCCTGCGCCCGCCTCGGCTGGGGCCGGGTCGGAGACTACTTCGTACATCGCTGGAGCGACCCGACCTATCTGGCCGGCCTCGCCCTCTTGGAAGCGCACTGGAACAAGCCGGCTTGCGCCTTCGAGCTCGCCTGCGGCATCGGCCACTACCTGCGCGAGTTGCAGGGCCGCGGCGTGCGGGTCTCGGGGGGAGACGTCGTCTTCGCCAAGCTCTGGGTCGCCCGCCACTGGGTCGCCGGGCAGAGGCCACAGCTCGTCTGCTTCGACGCCGCCGGCCCGCATTGGCCGATCGACCAGGCGCCCGTCGATCTCGTGATGTGCCACGACGCGTTCTACTTCCTCCCCGAGAAGGCCCGCATCCTCGACTCCTTGCGCAAGACGGCCGGCGAGGAGGGATGGCTGGCCTTGAGCCACGTCCATAACAGCGCCCGGCCCGGCTTGTCGGCCGGGCACGCGGTCTCCTCGGCGGAGATCGAGGAGCTGTTTCCCGACGGGCTCGTCTATGACGACGACGAATTGACCCGGGCCCTCGTCGAGGCCCGCGCACCCGTTCCGGCCGCGCCCGCCGCCCTCGACCATGTCGAGGCCTTCTCGGTCGTCTGCGGCCCCGGCATGCGCCCGGCGCCCCGGCCCCTCGTCGACGGGCTGACCCTGCCGCGGGAGGGCGCGCACTTACGCCTGAATCCGCTCTACCGGCCCGATCCGACCGGGGGCTACGTGATCGCCTGGCCGTCCGAGCGCTACCGCGACGAGTACGCGGCCCGCGCCACCTATCCGCGGCACTCCGAGGGCCCCGAGACCCTGGAGGCTGGCCCTGAGACCGTCGATCGCGCCCGCATCCGCGAGTTCGTCGACCTGCCGGAGCGCTGGTGA